The genome window ACCCAACGGGCTCTATGCAGAGGAGGCATGTACCTTAGCAAGGTATGCTGGCTATGCTGACAAGGTTAGCTTTTTTGGCGTTTTTGGCAATTATGAGAATCGGAGCGATACAATTTCAACCAGCTTGGTAGCCCAGCTTATCTGGCATTTTTTTGACGGGTTTTCAAAAAGGAGGAGTGAATATCCAGCACTCCATAAGGCTACTCTACAAAAATTTATAGTGAAGGTGGAAAAAAATGGTGAAGATTTAGTTTTCTACAAAAGTAAACAAACCGACCGTTGGTGGATGGAATTACCCCCAACACCAAAAAAAACACAAAAAAAACTGATTGCCTGTAGTTACGACGAATATCTTGATGCCACTAAGCACGACATCCCATTTCGATGGCTGTTTCATTTAAAGAAAAACAGCTAGTTGTTTTCCATTAATGGAACATTTTCAACGCTTTTTAGTAAAACCATCCTAGGTTAATCATTCTCATTCAGCAATTCGTTTTGAAAATTTGTTGGAGTAATTAATTTTTACTTATTTTACCTTTCAGATGTAAATGTATTGGGGCGTTTGTATGAGAAAGTTTTACCTGTTACAATTTATTCTTCTTATTACATCGTTGGAAGTAACAGCCCAACAGACTCCGCAATTCAGTCAAAACATGTTTAATCAAATGGCCATTAACCCAGGGTTCGCCGGTAGTTCGGACATGATATGCGCCACTGCAATTAACAGGCAGCAATGGGTTGGCTTTGCTGGAGCACCAGCAACCACTGTAATTAATGTAAACTCTCCATTCCGATTATTCGGTGAGTCACATGGCGCAGGTATTACCGTATACAACGACAAATACGCTTTCAACAATGATATTGATATTAATTTAAATTACGCATACAGGCTAACACTAGCAAACGGCAAGCTGGGCATTGGCGTGGCTGCTGGTTTTATAAACCCTTCTCTCAACCCAACATGGAAAGACCCAGAGGGAGGTACGGGCACCGGCGATCCAAACATTCCACAACAAAAGGAAAGCGTAATGAGTTTTGACCTTGCTTTTGGTCTCTATTACCAAACTGACAAAATGTATTTTGGCCTATCCGCTCAGCATTTAAATCAACCAGCACTAAACAAGGCTGTGAATCCATCTGTCTTGAATAGAACCTATTATCTAAGCAGCGGATACAATATGTCACTGCCCAACCCATCATTTGAAATCATTCCAAGCATTTTTATAGTAACCGACGGGGTAAGTTCTTCGTTAACGGTAAATACAAATGTTCTCTACAATAAAAGAATCTGGGGCGGCGTTTCCTATAGGTTAAATGATGCCATCACTGCAATGTTTGGGGTTGAACTTTTCAATGGAGTAAGATTAGGCTACGCTTACGATTATTCTTTATCAGCATTAAGCGGGTATAATGATGGTACTCATGAGTTTATGGTTAGTTATAGTTTTACTTTGAAAAAAGAAAAACCACCACAGAGGTACAAGAGTATAAGATTTTTGTAATTTGCACAATACAATTAAGGAAAATTTGTTTTTTGCTCATAACTTTCCGACTATGAAAAGAATACTGGTTCTGAGTCTACTAGCAGCAATAGTTACAAGCTGCGGCCCTAATATGAGTGGTGAGCTTACTGGTGTGCCAGGCCGTTCAAGCTATGCCGAAGCACCTCCATATGGAATGGTCTTTATCCCTCAAGGTTCATACAACATGGGGGCTAGCGATCAAGATGTAGCATGGTCAGTAACTGCACCTGCAAAAACAGTTTCTGTTGATGCGTTTTGGATGGACCAAACAGAAATTACGAACAACGAGTATCGCCAGTTCGTTTACTACGTTCGCGACTCCATTGAACGCCGTTTGTTGGCAGAACAGATCGACGATTTTGCAATTACCGAAGATGAGTTTGGAAACGAGATAGATCCTCCCGTCCTTAACTGGGACACCCCTATTGACCCAGGTGACGAGGAACAAGCTGCAATTCTTGACTCCATGTACTATAACAATCAGGAGCGATTCTACCGTCGGAAGGAAATCGATACCCGAAAACTTCAATATGAGTACTTTTGGATTGACCTTCAACAGGCCGCAAATCCAAGAAATCGTTACAACTTTGACGAAAAACGTTACTCAGGTGATGTTGTTAACATAATGGGTGAAAAGGTGCCGATTACTGATCGTTCCTCCTTTATTATCCGTGATGTTGTAAATGTTTATCCTGACACCCTTTGCTGGATTAGCGATTTTACCTATTCATATAACGAACCATACACTACCACCTACTTCTATCACCCTAGTTTTGATAACTACCCAGTTGTAGGAGTTACGTGGAAACAAGCTACCGCATTCTGTATTTGGCGTACGCAAAGCCTTAACGATTACCACTTTAAAAGAGGGGAGCCATTCGTTAACGACTATCGCTTGCCAACTGAAAGTGAATGGGAGTATGCTGCAAGAGGTGGCCTTGACTTAAACAAGTATCCTTGGGGTGGTCCTTACACTCGCAACCAAACAGGGTGCTTTCTGGCTAACTTCAAACCTCTTAGAGGAAATTATGTTGACGATGGAGGTTTAACCACCGTTCCTGTAATGAGTTATGACCCTAACGACTACGGCTTATACGACATGGCTGGCAATGTGGCAGAGTGGACGTCAAACGCCTATGATGAATCGGCATACATGTTCACACACGACATGAACCCAGATTATAAGTATAATGCAAAGCCTAACGATCCACCCGCTCTCAAAAGAAAAGTTGTTCGTGGTGGCTCCTGGAAAGATATTGCATATTTCTTGCAAAACGGAACGAGAACTTATGAATACCAAGATACGGCTAAGCCCTACATTGGATTCCGCTGCGTGAGAAGTTATATGCCTGGAGGAAATTAGTAACCTGTTAAAAAATTTCCACAATGGGATTCAATATTACTGAATTTGTTCAAAGCGACAGCTGGAGAAAATTCATGACCAAATTATATGGTTGGGGTGCTTCTGTTGTAATTATTGGTGCTCTGTTCAAACTAAACCACTGGACAGGTGCCACAACTGCTTTGGTATTAGGTATGACCACTGAGGCAATCATCTTTTTCTTCTCGGCCTTTGAGCCGCCTCATGAGGAAGTTGATTGGACGTTGGTATATCCTGAACTCACCGGAATTACGGATGAGGAGGAGTTGAAAAAATATCGGTCCGCCCGAAATGGGTTAGACAGTGAAACCATTCAGGAAATTATTGCAGGTGTTATAACTGCAACGGGTGGCGTTCCAGCAGCACCAGCTGCTGTTGCACAGAGCCAACCGCAACAGATTCCTCAGACTAGTGGCGGAGGTTACAACTCATCTGGTGCACTAATATTCACCGAAAAGTTCAACCAGATGCTTGAGAAGGCTGATATTGGACCTGAACTTTTTGATAAAGTCGGAAAGGGGCTTAACAAGCTTAGCCAAACTTCAGAGAAACTCGCTGACATTTCCAACGCTGCTGCGGCCTCGAGCGAACTTGCTGACAGCATGAAAAAAGCCTCCGGAACAGTTACCTCTTTTTCGGAAAAATATGAGCAATCCTCCAACGTTCTTAATGAGTCACTTAATCTTGCATCTGAAACATATCAAAAAGCCGCCGGCTCTGTTGCCGAGGCCGGAGATAAGTTTAGTCAAGGTATTACTCAAACGGCAGGAAGCTTAAAAAATCAGATCGACATAACTGGCAAGCAGGTAAATGAGATTATTACCGGTGCTGCCAAGCAGGTGGCCGATGATATGTCTGGAGCAGCCTCATCACTTGCCAGTGGCTACAAGGACATTACTGCACAAATACAAAGCGACCACGCAACGGTTTCCAATATTAACCAATCTTATGTTCAACAACTCTCGGTTCTCAATAAGCATCTAGAAGCGTTGAATCAAGTTCACGAGCAACAAATTCACCAATCCGACAAATACTTAAAGGACTCTGGAGAACTTTATACTGGTGTTGAGAAGATGGTTTCAGATCTTCAAAAATCTATTCAGGAGGTTCAAAAGTTGCGCCAAGGGGTTACCAACCTTAATCAAAATATTGATTCACTTAACGCCATTTATGGCAACATGCTTTCTGCCATGAACGTCATGTCCAATAATTAAATGAATAATAGCAATAGATTTTAATTAGGTATGGCCCACGGAAAAGAAACACCCAGGCAAAAAATGATAGGTATGATGTACCTAGTACTTACAGCTATGCTTGCGTTAAACGTATCGGCTGAAGTATTGGATGCATTCGTGCTTGTTGACCAAGGATTAATCCAAACGAACCATAGCTTTTCCTCCAAAAATGCGGATGCCTACAACGAATTTGACAAAGCATTTGCGCTAAACCCAGAAAAAGTCAAGCCGTGGAAAGATAAAGCGGATGAGATTCGAAAAAAGACGCAGGAGTTAAACTACTATATTGAGGAGCTTAAGGCACAGATAGTGTATGCTGCCGATGGAAAAGATGCAGCGGCGGTTACCGTAAAAAATGGTAAAGTTGTTGAGGTTGATGGTGATAAATTACTCAGTAAAGCAAATACCGATGCTGGCAGTAGAGTTATGCTTGGCAGCGATAAGAATGGAGAGGCGTATAATTTAAGAAAAAAGATAGCGGATTATAGAGATTATTTAAAAGGATTTATTACCGATAAGCAAAAGTTTGAACCCCTTGTGTCCTCCCTCAATATTTTACTTAATACAACCGATCCCCCACAAAAGGAGGATGGAACAACAAGAACTTGGGAAACGGGTAAATTTGAAAGTGTTCCTGTAGCCGCTGATTTGCCGATACTTACAAAAATGCAGCTTGACGTGCTCAACAGTGAAGCCGAAATAATAAGCTATCTCCTTCAGCAAATCGATGCTGGATCGCTCAGATTCAACAAGGTAGAGGCAATTGTGATTGCCAACTCCGACTATGTACTGCAGGGAAATGAGTACCAAGCACAGGTATTCCTAGCGGCCTCTGACTCCACACAGGATCCGAAAATATATGTGGGTTCTGTTGACTCAACAATAACGGCCGCTGGTACAAGAGATTACAGTATCAAAGGAAACTCTACTGAACTTCCTGTTAGTAAAGGAATTGGTATATACAAGGTTCGTATTCCAAAATCAGGAGTAGTGCACTGGGGCGGACTAATACAATTGGTCTCTCCAGATGGACGGTTGATTAAAAAACCGTTTAAGGCAACATTCCAAGTGGCGGTTCCATCCATTGTGGTATCACCAAGTAAAATGAACGTGCTCTACCGTGGCGTTGACAATCCGGTTGATATCTCCGTAGCCGGCGTTCCAATGGACAAAATACAGCCATTAATCGACAACGGGTCAATAAAAAGAGTTGGCAATGCCTTTGTTGTACAACCTGGTCCTGGAAAAATTGCAAACATTTCGGTCCTTGCAACCATCGACAACGCAAAGAAAAATCTTGGAAAAGTTCAGTTTCGTATAAAAAATGTACCTGATCCTACCCCACGGGTAATTGGCATAACCACTAGAATCGTTGATAAGGTTTACCTTACTGCGGCTGATGGTATTGCGGCAGAAATGCCACCCGATTTCGACTTTGACCTTACCTTTACCATTAAAAGTTATACCGTATCGGCAATTATTGACGGTTATGAGCAAAGTGCCGATGTTACGGGTTGGCGGTTTTCTGATAAGGCAAAAACAATAATTGGAAGAATTAGACCCAACCAACGGGTGCTCATTACAGATATTAAGGCGGTAGGCCCTGATGGATCTGTAAGAGACCTCAACGACATAAATATTAAAGTTAAATAACCACCACCATGAGAAGGAGTCTCCGTATTTTATTTGGCCTTACTACAATGGTAACCGTTGCTGCCTCCTCCTATGCGCAGCCAATTCAAAAGGAAAGCCTTGTTCAGGATGGCATTTATGTAAAAGAAACCATCACGGAACGTAAACCAATACCATACCCATCGCTTCGAGAAGCCGATGTTATGTGGAGTAAGCGTGTTTGGAGGATAATTGACCTTCGGGAAAAAATGAATCTTCCCCTTTACTTTCCAACACAAGAAATGCAGGATAGAAAAAGTCTGATCCAAACCCTTTATAGTGCAATTAAAAAAGGTGAGATTGTTGCTTACGATCCTGATGTCGACGATGAGTTTACCACTCCGATGTCGTTTAACGAGTGCGAAACTAAACTCGGTGGAGGAATGGTTGATGTGGGTAAAAACGAGGATGGCTCACCTAAAACGCAGTACGCCGACCCTAAATGGGCTGATATTAAGGAGTTTTTAGTCAAAGAAGAATGGTACTTCGATAAAAAGTATTCCCGCATGGAGGTGCGTATTATCGGTATTTGCCCAATTAGAGTTTACTACAAGACTGTTAATACTGGTGACGAAAACGCTGACGAGGAAAATACTGGTACCCTTACTAAGGTTAAAACCTTCTGGGTATACTTCCCCGAGGCTAGAAAGATATTAGCAAACACAACCGTTTTCAACGATCACAACGATGCGCAACGCATATCTTTCGACGACCTATTCTTCTTTAGACGGTTTGAATCCTACATCGTTCAGGAAGGAAACGTATACAATAACCGTATGATAAATACCTACACCCTAGGCGGTGTTCCAAATATGGAGGAGTCGGAAAGAATTAGAAATGACATTTTCGATACCGAACACGACCTGTGGGAATTCTAATACTACTTCTCATTGCAATAAAAAGCCATCTCAATACGAGATGGCTTTTATTTTTCTATACCATTGAGAAATGAACCTATAAATGTAATCTAGGTATACTGCTCTCCTTTTTCAATCAGAATATCGCTCACAAAGGATTTAATTTCCTGTTCATCATCCATTCTACAAACGAGCAAAATCCCATCCGATTCCACTACAATGCAGTCGCTTAATCCTTGCAGAACAACCAACTTCTCATCAGGAACACGGACAACACAATTCTTAATCCCATAGCTCATCACGTTGGCACCGGTAACTGAATTGCCCAACTTATCTCGCTGCGAATTAATAAATAGTGACCCCCACGTTCCCAAATCAGACCATCCGAATTCTGCCATAATAACGTATACGTTGTCTGCCTTTTCCATTATGCCATAGTCGATGGATACGCTACGACACTCAGAGTATATATCTCGAATAAACCCTTCTTCTTTGGGTGAATTATAGAGTCCAATACCGTCTGCAAAGAGGCTACTAACCTCAGGTAATAAATCGCGAAAGCTATCGAGTATCGTTGTCAACGACCAAATAAAGATTCCCGAATTCCAAAAAAATTCTCCGCTTTTCAAAAATATCTTTGCCATATCGAGATTAGGCTTTTCGGTAAAGGTTTTAACCTTTCGAATACCAGCCTCGGGAGCAGGAACTCCACTATTAATTTGAATATAGCCATAGCCCGTCTCTGGCCTTGTTGGCTTGATGCCTATGGTTATTAGCGATTTGTTAGCTTCGGCAAAGGTAAGACCCTGAAGTATCGTATTGTGAAACTGCGTCTCATTAAGGACCAGATGGTCCGAAGGTGCCACCACGATTACGGCATTGGAATTCCTTTCCAGAATTTTATAGTTGGCATAGGCTATGCAAGGTGCGGTATTTCTCCGCAGTGGTTCAAGCAAAACCTGTGACTCATCAATTTCTGGAAGCTGCTCGAGGACAATATCCTTATAGGCCACGCTAGTAACAACCATTATGTTTCCCACCGGAATAATGGCAGCAAACCTGTCAAAAGTTTGTTGTATGAAGGTTCTCCCTGTGCCAAGGATATCGAGAAACTGTTTTGGCTTAGCATTTCTGCTAAGAGGCCAAAAGCGGCTTCCGACGCCACCAGCCATTATTACACAGTAATGGTTTTTATTCATGACTTGGTTTTTTTTACAAATTTAGGAAAAGAACTACACCCTCCACCTAAAATGGTTAATGAAAGGAATTTTCTACCTTTGTTAAAAAAAAGGATGGAACTGTTTCATGCTATTGGCGATTACGTTTTGCTGATGAAGCGGGTGTTTTCAAGACCTGAGAAAAAGTTAATGTACTATCGACAGGTTGTAAAAGAGATCGAGTCGTTAGGGGTTAACTCCATTGGTATTGTGGCCATCATATCGGCATTTATGGGTGCTGTAATTACCCTTCAAACCGCCTACAATACGGAAAGCCCATTTTTGCCAAATTACATAATTGGAGTTGCAGCCAGAGACTCCATTCTTCTGGAATTCTCATCCACCATTGTTGGGTTAATTCTTGCAGGAAAGGTTGGCTCCAATATTGCCTCGGAAATAGGTTCAATGCGCGTTTCCGAGCAGATTGATGCTCTAGAAATTATGGGCGTCAACTCAGCGAGCTTTCTTATTCTACCTAAGATTGTTGCCACGGTTTTATTCAATCCATTTTTAACTATCCTCAGCGTGCTAGTTGGTATTGCCGGTGGATGGTCGGTTGGTGTTTTCACTGGGGTAATTACCACCGAGAGCTATATTAATGGAATTCAGTATGGTTTTGTTCCATATTACATCACTTATGCATTAATTAAAACCGTCGTCTTTGCCTTTCTTATTACCACCATCTCCGCTTACTATGGCTTCACAGTTAAAGGAGGCTCGGTAGAGGTTGGCCGATCTAGCACAAAAGCAGTGGTGGTTGCCAGTGTGGCCATTCTGCTCTTCAATTTAATTCTTACCCAAATGCTTCTTAAGTAATCATGATAAAGGCCATTAATTTATCTAAATCCTTTGACAGCAGGTTGGTGCTCGAGAATATCTCTGCCACGTTTCACCAGGGAAAAATAAACCAAATTATAGGAGAGAGTGGTTCCGGTAAAACTGTTCTGCTGAAATCGCTTGTTGGGCTATACCCTATAGATAATGGGGAAATTTACTATAACGACACCCTGTTTTCATCTATTGATAGGAAGGAGAGGCAAAATTTGAGAAAAAAGATAGGAATGCTCTTTCAGGGAGGTGCACTATTCGATAGCGTTTCTGTTCTTGAGAATGTTAAATTTCCGCTCGATATGTTTACGGATATGAGCGAAGCAGAAAAACTTGAACGGGCAAACTTCTGCCTTCAACGGGTCAATATTTCCGACTCAAACAAGCTCTTCCCTTCTGAAATTAGTGGTGGAATGCAAAAGCGGGTGGCCATTGCTCGGGCCATTGCCTTGAATCCTAAATATCTCTTTTGTGATGAACCAAACTCAGGCCTTGACCCCCGCACGGCGACAGTAATTGATAACTTAATTAAGGAGATAACGGAGGAATATCAAATTACGACCATCATCAACACGCACGACATGAACTCTGTAATGGAGATTGGGGATAAAATTCTCTTTATCTATCAAGGTAAAAAATGGTGGGAAGGGACTAGGGAAGAAATTTTAAAAACCGACAATAAGGAACTGAACCAGTTTGTTTTCTCCTCATCGCTGACACGAGCAGTAAAAGGTAAGTTTTAACCGTGGAGCATAAGCCATTCGAGCATTGGCTTATCCAATATCTCAATGGTAGTTCCTTCAATGCGAATAATACCATCCTTCCGGAACTCGGAAAGGCTTCTTATTACATTCTCCACCCGCATATCAATGAGATCACCTATTTCCTTACGTGATATGGGAAGTGAAAAAGTATTGGTCTTATAAACGTCGTCAGCAAACATCAATATTATTAAGGCAATTCGTCCCCTAAGTTGACGTGTATTTAACTCCAGCCTCGTATTTAGCAACTTGTTAGACACAATGCTCATTTTCTCCAACAGCGTCCTTGCAAATGTGCCACTCTTCAAAACAAGCTGCTCCACAGCCGAAATATTTACCATGCAGAGTTCAGTGTCCTCAATTGCAGTGATTGTATATTGATATGTGGATGAAGAGAAGAGGCTTAGAAGTCCTATAAAATCGAGTGGTGAAGCAATACCAATAATCTGCTCGTGACCCTCGGTGTTCCGTCGTGAAAGTTTAGCCAATCCATCTCTCAAATAAATGAAATGGCTAACTAAATCCCCCTGCTTGGCAATTACCTCACCTTTTCCGGCAACAAAGATCTCCTTCCCATCCTCTACTATCATCAGCTCCTCTGTTGTTAAGCAACTGAATAAAGTCGACCGAAGGCTGCAATTCCGGCAATCCTCGCTATTGCATGATATTTTCATGTGGCTAAGATATATGATTATTATCAGCACGGATAGCTACCATACTAAATGTATGACGTCCTGTAAAAGGCCAAGGTAATGGTGGGTTAGAAGTTGGCGTCTCTGCAGCGATGAAAAGTCAGATGGAGAAATTAGACATCCCAACAATTGAGGAGTTTCTTGAGTTAATCACTGTTGTGGTGATGGGGAGATTTACTCCTGTAAGCTGACTGTAGACATGTTTGGACTTAGAAAGAAGATCTAGGCGAACATGTCATTGACATTATTACTATAGGTCAATTCTACGAATTGTCTGCAGGTCAAGGAACACAGATTATTTTTACATAATAAGGCCAATCACCATTACAAGAAAACCGGGATGACAACCCGATTTTTTTCGTACCGAGGTTAAACCCCATAACCAAATAGTTACTCTTTAATCTCCTCATAGTCGACATACTCACCCAAGTTCTGGAATTTACCGCTACCCTCATTGGTGTTTGCATTGTCCTTAATCCAAACTTCCCCCTCCTTGTGCTGCTGATCAGCAGCACCACTGGTGGATCCCCTTTTGAATAACTTTCGCACCTTATACCTTAGAAAAATCAAGGATACAAAACCAAGTAGAAAGACGAAAAGGATAAAAAAAAGTAAAAATTGAAATAGAAATAACATAGTATAGTTTATTCTTTAAATCTGAAAAACTGAACCTCCCCCGATGAAGTAACCGACACCATCCCAAAGGTGGCCGATTTTACATCAAGGTTAACATAAGTAGCATAAATACTACTTTCAAGAGGGAAACCGCTAAAAATCGTTCCGTTAGAATTCACCATATACGACTTTTCTTTGTTAGTATGGACCAAAATATATTTTCTACCTTTAGCACCATTAACTATCTCAGGCCAAGAGTCAATATCGCCATCGACCTTAACAGAAAACATCTTATTCCCTTTTCCATCGGAAACATTAATTTGATTGCCATCCGCTATAATAACATCACCCTGCATGTTTCCGTTCAAATCTGCAAAAATAAAGTAGTAGGCATTATCTCCTTGGCTTGATACAACCGCACGGGATTTTCCGTCTGTATTGAGCCATACAATTTCGCCAGCACTACTAGGTAACATAAAATCGCTATTATTATCAGCCAAATAGCATTTTGCATTAGCCGCGGGCACAATAGACCTATCCACCTTAATTCTATCGCGCCCCCGCCGATCAAGAAAGTAAAACTTAAGGCCGTCGTGAATTGTGATATAATCCTTGCCTTTAATACGGAAATAGTCTACGGGTGCAGAAACCACTCCCCCTGTTGTGGTAAATTTCCAACCTTTAATCTCCTTCCCACTTTTATCGTAGAGCAAAACTCTACCATCGGCAACTGGAACAAAGATTCGGTTTTCTCCATTGTTGTCGTAATCAAAAAATGAAGCCATGGCCGTAGCCGGAGAAGGGAGGAGGATAGGGAAGCCGTCGACTACCTCACCATTCCTATCGATAAGGTATACGCTCCGCTTGGTTGTAAAAAACAGCTGATACTTGTGATTTCTGAAATAGTCTACACATTGGATATCTCCAACAATATGATCATCAATTTTTTTCTTCCAGAGTAAGGTACCGTCGCTCTTTAACATGTTTAGCTGATTTTGGTTATCGGTGAAAACCAGCTGCTGCTGTTTTGTTTTGTAGTCTTTAAAAATATAAGGTTTGCTACTTATAACGGTATCCGCTTTGAATGTCCACTCAGCATTAGGAGAACCGGAAGCAGATGTAGTCACCGCAGGTGTGGTAATAAAGAAGTTTGTAAACAGTTTACCCTTCAATGAGCGAAACTGAATGCCAATGCCACCTACACCATTTAATAGCTCAGGTGTTTTTGCAAGCTCTTGCTGTAGCGGACTCTTTTCAATCACTGAGAGTAGGCTGCTGCTATTAACTGGATTGAGGTAAAAAAATATGTTACCCATTGAAGCCACATACGGCAATACAGATTGGTATGAGCTGGTTGCCTTGAGCTTGTCACCACTATTTAAGGCATTTAAAAATGATTCAAGTCCCTTTTGATCGGAAGCGGTAATAAAGTAGTTTTGGTAAAAAGCAGCCACATCCTCAGCGAAAGGAAAAACCAACCCTTTAAACATAGCCTCCGAAAAGTCGGACGATGGTAGGTTGTATATCGGCACCCTCTCTTTTCCAATCAACGCCTCTTTGGCAATCGGTTGCTTGCCGGTCTCCTTTTTTAGCAGTGCTAAGTTTTCTTTAGCCAGAAGTTTTGCTGTCTCTGGATCGTTGAGACCATAAAGGTTGAGCCAGCAACCACCTCCTGCAATATTCACGTCACGGTAATAGAGCGAAACAATGCTATTTGTTTTGCCCACCCGCATAAATCGGTCAATGCTAAAATTACCACCCTGCTCCCACTCCTTAAGCCTTGCATTGTGCGCATAAAGCTTATTCTCCTTATCAAGATAGCTGTTGTAATCGGCAATAAAACCATTAATGTCACTTATTTGGTAGCTAACAAAACAGGCAACAGAAGCAGGCAATAACTCAGAAACTTTGACAGGAAGAGGCGATTGGTGAAGAAATATTCGGAAGAATCGATTGGTTGAGTCGCTGGCAAGTGTGAAACCATTTGCAATAAAGGCATTGCTATGCATAAATCCATCAACAGCAATCCAATCAGTGAACTTATTGAGGAGCTGTATCCGTTGCACAATTGCGCTGCCAAGCAAAGGTTGTAGGATAGAAGTAATATTCCTTCCATTTACTAACATATTGACGCTCACATTATCGCCAAGTGTTTTCCATAGGGTTTTAAAGCCATCGGACTTTAACAACGATTCCCCACTGGAAAGCTGTCTGAGTGCTGCCTCAACAATCATTCTGCTGGAGGAGATAATTGCAATTCGATTTGCGACAACAAAATAGACGTCCGGTACAAAAGCTTTTCCTGGCATCAGGTGGATTACATCGCTTCCTTGATATTTACTAGATTCCACCCTTATTCCCTTGGTAGTAAAGAACGAGGTCAAATCCTCAAGGTCACGGCTGTGAACCTCCGGTGGAATTTGAAGGTAGAACGCAGCTTTATTGCCTCCCCTGCCGAAAGGGTGAATAGAAATGAACAACGGACTTGAGGTATAGAGATTTCGAAGAATATCGTTGCTAGTGAACAGTACCGTCAAACTTTTCTCCTCTTTTTCAAATGCTTCATACCAATCGGTTCCAGCCAAGAGTTTCTTAAACTCAGAACCTTCATCCTTAAGACCAAAAAGTTGCTGTGTAGAGGTAAAGCGCATCACCACTGAGGCATCCAATGGAATGGCAGCAATAGGCTCGGAAGAATTTTCCTTGTTATAGAAAATGGTAAATACGTAGACGACTCCAACAACCAAAAGCAATAAGGCCACAAAAAGGGCTACAACATTTTTACGCAACATACCT of Williamwhitmania sp. contains these proteins:
- the gldM gene encoding gliding motility protein GldM; the encoded protein is MAHGKETPRQKMIGMMYLVLTAMLALNVSAEVLDAFVLVDQGLIQTNHSFSSKNADAYNEFDKAFALNPEKVKPWKDKADEIRKKTQELNYYIEELKAQIVYAADGKDAAAVTVKNGKVVEVDGDKLLSKANTDAGSRVMLGSDKNGEAYNLRKKIADYRDYLKGFITDKQKFEPLVSSLNILLNTTDPPQKEDGTTRTWETGKFESVPVAADLPILTKMQLDVLNSEAEIISYLLQQIDAGSLRFNKVEAIVIANSDYVLQGNEYQAQVFLAASDSTQDPKIYVGSVDSTITAAGTRDYSIKGNSTELPVSKGIGIYKVRIPKSGVVHWGGLIQLVSPDGRLIKKPFKATFQVAVPSIVVSPSKMNVLYRGVDNPVDISVAGVPMDKIQPLIDNGSIKRVGNAFVVQPGPGKIANISVLATIDNAKKNLGKVQFRIKNVPDPTPRVIGITTRIVDKVYLTAADGIAAEMPPDFDFDLTFTIKSYTVSAIIDGYEQSADVTGWRFSDKAKTIIGRIRPNQRVLITDIKAVGPDGSVRDLNDINIKVK
- a CDS encoding SUMF1/EgtB/PvdO family nonheme iron enzyme — translated: MKRILVLSLLAAIVTSCGPNMSGELTGVPGRSSYAEAPPYGMVFIPQGSYNMGASDQDVAWSVTAPAKTVSVDAFWMDQTEITNNEYRQFVYYVRDSIERRLLAEQIDDFAITEDEFGNEIDPPVLNWDTPIDPGDEEQAAILDSMYYNNQERFYRRKEIDTRKLQYEYFWIDLQQAANPRNRYNFDEKRYSGDVVNIMGEKVPITDRSSFIIRDVVNVYPDTLCWISDFTYSYNEPYTTTYFYHPSFDNYPVVGVTWKQATAFCIWRTQSLNDYHFKRGEPFVNDYRLPTESEWEYAARGGLDLNKYPWGGPYTRNQTGCFLANFKPLRGNYVDDGGLTTVPVMSYDPNDYGLYDMAGNVAEWTSNAYDESAYMFTHDMNPDYKYNAKPNDPPALKRKVVRGGSWKDIAYFLQNGTRTYEYQDTAKPYIGFRCVRSYMPGGN
- a CDS encoding type IX secretion system membrane protein PorP/SprF, translated to MRKFYLLQFILLITSLEVTAQQTPQFSQNMFNQMAINPGFAGSSDMICATAINRQQWVGFAGAPATTVINVNSPFRLFGESHGAGITVYNDKYAFNNDIDINLNYAYRLTLANGKLGIGVAAGFINPSLNPTWKDPEGGTGTGDPNIPQQKESVMSFDLAFGLYYQTDKMYFGLSAQHLNQPALNKAVNPSVLNRTYYLSSGYNMSLPNPSFEIIPSIFIVTDGVSSSLTVNTNVLYNKRIWGGVSYRLNDAITAMFGVELFNGVRLGYAYDYSLSALSGYNDGTHEFMVSYSFTLKKEKPPQRYKSIRFL
- the gldL gene encoding gliding motility protein GldL, with amino-acid sequence MGFNITEFVQSDSWRKFMTKLYGWGASVVIIGALFKLNHWTGATTALVLGMTTEAIIFFFSAFEPPHEEVDWTLVYPELTGITDEEELKKYRSARNGLDSETIQEIIAGVITATGGVPAAPAAVAQSQPQQIPQTSGGGYNSSGALIFTEKFNQMLEKADIGPELFDKVGKGLNKLSQTSEKLADISNAAAASSELADSMKKASGTVTSFSEKYEQSSNVLNESLNLASETYQKAAGSVAEAGDKFSQGITQTAGSLKNQIDITGKQVNEIITGAAKQVADDMSGAASSLASGYKDITAQIQSDHATVSNINQSYVQQLSVLNKHLEALNQVHEQQIHQSDKYLKDSGELYTGVEKMVSDLQKSIQEVQKLRQGVTNLNQNIDSLNAIYGNMLSAMNVMSNN
- the gldN gene encoding gliding motility protein GldN, with translation MRRSLRILFGLTTMVTVAASSYAQPIQKESLVQDGIYVKETITERKPIPYPSLREADVMWSKRVWRIIDLREKMNLPLYFPTQEMQDRKSLIQTLYSAIKKGEIVAYDPDVDDEFTTPMSFNECETKLGGGMVDVGKNEDGSPKTQYADPKWADIKEFLVKEEWYFDKKYSRMEVRIIGICPIRVYYKTVNTGDENADEENTGTLTKVKTFWVYFPEARKILANTTVFNDHNDAQRISFDDLFFFRRFESYIVQEGNVYNNRMINTYTLGGVPNMEESERIRNDIFDTEHDLWEF